Below is a window of Gloeocapsa sp. DLM2.Bin57 DNA.
TTTCCTGCGTGGAGTTCTCCTACGGTTACTACAGCGCTATCTAAGGGGTTTACATTACGCGCGACTACAGTTTGTAGAGCGGTAACGATGTGAGCGCTAACTAACACAGAATCAATGGTTTGTTCTGGCATTGCACCATGACCACCTTTACCCAAGATTGTACAACGAAAACATTCTACCGCAGCCATCAGTGCTCCACTACGTACACCAACAGTACCTAAAGGGAGACGATTCCACAGGTGTAAACCGATAATCGCATCTACTTGAGGATTGGTGAGTACTCCCTCTTCAACCATGGGTTTAGCCCCACCTGGACCTTCTTCTGCGGGTTGAAAGATGATTTTGACTGTTCCTTTGAGGTTGTCTCGATAGTGAGATAGATAATAAGCAGTTCCTAGGGCGATCGCTGTATGTCCATCGTGTCCACAAGCGTGCATAAAACCATCATGTCGCGAGCGATATTCTACCTGATTTTGTTCTTGAATCGGTAGTGCATCTAAATCCGCACGAATGGCGATTACAGGTCCTGGTTGTGTTCCTTCGATGGTAGCAACTATTCCTGTTTTAGCTATTCCTGTCTGATGTTTAATACCCCATTCTTGCAATTTGCGACTGACGAACTCGGTAGTTAGATGTTCTTGAAAACCGATTTCGGGGTGTTGGTGTAGATAGCGTCGCCATTGTACTAGTTGGGGTTGTAAGTTTCTAATTGTTAAGCGTACTTGTGATAAATCTGTACTAGGAGATTCAGTGAGAGAGAAGACCATTTTTACTTATTACTACATTTTCTCTATTGTACAAAAATTTACGGGTTTTTGGCTAACCATTATTCAGCTGCTATTTTCTTGAGAAAATTATCACAATCTTTGGCTAAATATTCTCTAAGTTTTAGAGCTTTATCTAGATTTATTTTTAATTGATCATATTCAATATTAGCGCCATAAGCATGACGAAAAAAATGACGAAAACCACGCAAACTATTCAAAATTAAAAAGGTTTCTTCTGTTAAAAATGCTGGTCTAATTCCAGGAATATTTTGACTTAATCTGGTCAATAAATTAGCGTGCCATTGG
It encodes the following:
- a CDS encoding amidohydrolase, producing the protein MVFSLTESPSTDLSQVRLTIRNLQPQLVQWRRYLHQHPEIGFQEHLTTEFVSRKLQEWGIKHQTGIAKTGIVATIEGTQPGPVIAIRADLDALPIQEQNQVEYRSRHDGFMHACGHDGHTAIALGTAYYLSHYRDNLKGTVKIIFQPAEEGPGGAKPMVEEGVLTNPQVDAIIGLHLWNRLPLGTVGVRSGALMAAVECFRCTILGKGGHGAMPEQTIDSVLVSAHIVTALQTVVARNVNPLDSAVVTVGELHAGKALNVIADTAHFSGTVRYFDPQYRGFLEQRIEQIIAGICQAHNAKYELDYWHLYPPVINDPAIASLVQSVATQVVETPAGVVPNCQTMGGEDMSFFLQEVPGCYFFLGSANQAKDLAYPHHHPRFDFDETALAMGVEIFVRCVEKFSQQA